Proteins found in one Chondrinema litorale genomic segment:
- a CDS encoding MFS transporter codes for MKVKGLRWWVIGLIALATIINYIDRQSINVLWPEISEQLYPDKTLDERKEIYSLISVIFVFSYAFGQAIFGKIFDWIGTRLGFGLSIGIWSVATALHALARSFAGFAIFRSILGIAEAGNWPGAAKGNAEWFPTKERAFAQGLFNSGAAVGGIISIPLIAFLTVYFHWQMIFIFIGIAGFLWLLPWMYMVKSPPKHHPWITDNERKYILDGQKNEEISDGEEIEDAPSEKILIHKQSWGVIIASAAIDPIWWLFVFWIPIYLSEVYGMDVKGIGIYGWVPYVGAMLGAWFGGLFAQNRMKAGWDVNRTRKTVITLGCLIMLPALIAMANPGEPITAVLIMAVILFGFQTTIGNVQTLPSDFFSGKSVGTLSGFAGMAAKLTAAGLTYLVPWLTMGGNYTPAFVIGAALALIALAGVWILCGKIEPIKLKKTSHLTF; via the coding sequence ATGAAAGTTAAGGGACTTAGATGGTGGGTGATTGGACTTATTGCCCTTGCTACTATAATCAATTACATTGATAGACAATCTATCAATGTGCTCTGGCCAGAAATTTCAGAACAGCTTTATCCAGACAAAACACTTGATGAAAGAAAAGAAATTTACTCACTAATCTCAGTAATTTTTGTTTTCTCATATGCTTTTGGTCAAGCCATTTTTGGTAAAATCTTCGATTGGATAGGGACTCGATTGGGATTTGGGTTATCAATAGGTATATGGTCAGTGGCTACTGCATTGCATGCCTTGGCCCGATCCTTTGCTGGATTTGCTATATTTAGGTCAATTCTAGGAATAGCTGAAGCAGGAAACTGGCCCGGAGCAGCAAAAGGAAATGCTGAATGGTTTCCTACAAAAGAGCGTGCTTTTGCTCAAGGATTGTTTAATTCTGGAGCTGCAGTTGGCGGAATTATTTCTATACCACTTATTGCCTTTTTGACAGTTTATTTCCATTGGCAAATGATTTTTATTTTTATTGGTATAGCCGGTTTTTTATGGCTATTACCTTGGATGTATATGGTGAAATCACCACCCAAACATCACCCATGGATTACAGATAATGAACGTAAATATATTTTAGATGGACAAAAAAACGAAGAAATAAGTGATGGAGAAGAAATTGAAGACGCACCATCCGAAAAAATATTAATTCACAAGCAAAGTTGGGGAGTAATTATAGCCTCAGCGGCTATTGATCCAATATGGTGGTTATTTGTTTTTTGGATCCCAATTTACCTGTCTGAGGTTTATGGAATGGATGTAAAAGGAATTGGTATCTATGGTTGGGTGCCATATGTTGGAGCAATGTTGGGTGCATGGTTCGGAGGTTTATTTGCTCAAAATAGAATGAAAGCAGGCTGGGATGTAAACAGAACAAGAAAAACTGTGATCACATTGGGTTGTTTAATTATGCTTCCTGCTTTGATTGCCATGGCAAATCCTGGTGAACCCATCACTGCTGTATTGATAATGGCTGTTATCCTTTTTGGCTTCCAAACGACAATAGGAAATGTTCAAACCTTACCTAGTGATTTTTTCAGCGGAAAATCTGTAGGCACCTTATCTGGCTTTGCAGGAATGGCTGCAAAGCTAACTGCAGCGGGGCTAACTTATTTGGTTCCATGGTTAACTATGGGAGGAAATTATACACCTGCATTTGTAATCGGGGCTGCACTAGCTCTCATTGCACTTGCTGGAGTATGGATTTTATGTGGAAAAATAGAACCCATTAAATTAAAAAAAACAAGTCACTTAACATTTTAA
- a CDS encoding cupin domain-containing protein: MERSSIKYILTEEMDWEVLGGGVSRKILGWDNQIMMVQVKFEKGAEGSPHQHFHTQATYCVSGKFEFIINGIKQIVKAGDGVYIEPNLLHSAICLEEGILIDTFSPVREDFLDGSGVSYFSKK, from the coding sequence ATGGAAAGAAGCAGTATAAAATACATTCTAACTGAAGAAATGGATTGGGAAGTATTAGGTGGAGGAGTATCTCGTAAAATACTTGGTTGGGATAATCAAATTATGATGGTACAGGTTAAGTTTGAAAAAGGGGCAGAGGGCTCTCCTCATCAACACTTTCATACTCAAGCTACTTATTGTGTTTCTGGTAAGTTTGAGTTTATAATCAATGGTATAAAGCAAATTGTGAAAGCAGGAGATGGCGTTTATATAGAGCCAAACTTATTACATAGTGCAATTTGTCTTGAAGAAGGAATACTGATTGATACCTTTAGCCCAGTACGTGAAGATTTCCTAGATGGCTCAGGGGTTTCATACTTCAGTAAAAAGTGA
- a CDS encoding heparinase II/III domain-containing protein, translating into MKRLSPILIVFIFLACNEKVNKDSIKEHPNLILTIKAVNSMRASLGEISLFDQSVEEIRAQVDAEIEFGIEVPIPKDLAGGYTHERHKTNFFTMQKAGVLFQITAEEKYAIYIRDMLLKYAEMWPTIGKHPAEKSYARGKLFWQCLNDANWLVYTSQGYDCIYDWLDGQTREKLNKELFRPYAEYISVENPQFFNRIHNHSTWGNAAVGMIGLVIGDKELVNWSLYGLDIEVPGDIVKDNDGGTIQIDGQKEAGFLAQIDHSFSPDGYYTEGPYYQRYAIYPFLVFAQGLANKMPELDILNYRNGLLLKAVGALINQTNSKGEFFPINDAQKGMSLASRELVYAVSMAYYYGGNDTGLLSIIKGQNRVPLNDSGLAAAKAIEEGKAKKYVYKSIELSDGASGNEGGIGILRSDDLTLVMKYAKHGMGHGHFDRLGFLLYDETGEVIQDYGSARWVNIEHKDGGGYLKENHSWAKETIAHNTLVINKDSHFNGNVKEADKTSGTPYYFTVDSQVQIVSAQEINAYKNIEMQRTMAMVGIKELEKPLVIDLFSVQAPEGSRYDLPLYYIGEFMSSNQKFKANNNLIPMGKESGYQHLWAEAQVDVNGGIYNMTWFNKKKFYSVTSTIESGDTMILARIGANDPNFNLRRDPSVIHRRTAGNTLFANLYEIHGGYDYSSERPLNLFSSIANLKVIYQSSEFVVIQFQLKSGEEYQFSFSLKDNNETNMHSVESSTGKVEWQGTYDFKTINN; encoded by the coding sequence ATGAAGAGATTATCACCCATATTAATAGTATTCATATTCTTGGCCTGTAATGAAAAGGTAAATAAGGATTCTATAAAAGAACATCCAAATTTAATTTTAACTATTAAAGCGGTAAATTCAATGCGTGCCAGTCTTGGGGAAATTTCTCTTTTTGACCAGTCAGTAGAGGAAATTCGTGCTCAAGTTGATGCTGAGATTGAATTTGGAATTGAGGTTCCTATTCCTAAAGATTTAGCAGGAGGTTATACTCATGAAAGACATAAAACTAACTTTTTTACAATGCAAAAGGCTGGTGTACTTTTTCAAATCACAGCAGAGGAAAAGTATGCAATCTATATCCGAGATATGCTTTTAAAATATGCAGAAATGTGGCCAACTATCGGTAAACATCCAGCAGAGAAATCATATGCACGTGGTAAGCTATTTTGGCAATGCTTGAATGATGCCAACTGGTTGGTTTATACCAGTCAAGGATATGATTGTATTTACGATTGGCTTGATGGGCAAACAAGAGAGAAGTTAAATAAAGAATTATTCCGACCATATGCAGAATATATATCTGTCGAAAATCCTCAATTCTTTAATCGTATTCATAATCACAGTACTTGGGGAAATGCTGCTGTAGGAATGATTGGTTTAGTTATAGGTGATAAAGAACTGGTAAACTGGTCTCTTTATGGATTGGATATTGAAGTACCGGGAGATATTGTAAAAGATAATGATGGTGGTACTATACAAATAGATGGTCAAAAAGAGGCTGGATTCCTTGCCCAAATTGATCACTCATTTTCACCTGATGGGTATTATACTGAGGGACCTTATTATCAACGATATGCAATATATCCATTTCTTGTTTTTGCACAAGGGTTAGCTAATAAGATGCCTGAACTCGATATCCTAAATTATAGAAATGGTCTTTTACTAAAAGCTGTTGGTGCTTTAATTAATCAAACAAATTCTAAAGGAGAATTCTTTCCTATAAATGATGCACAAAAAGGAATGTCCTTGGCGTCTAGAGAACTTGTATATGCTGTAAGTATGGCATACTACTACGGAGGAAATGATACAGGATTACTTTCTATAATAAAAGGACAAAACAGAGTTCCCTTAAACGATTCTGGTCTTGCTGCTGCAAAAGCAATTGAAGAAGGAAAAGCAAAGAAGTATGTGTATAAAAGCATAGAGCTCTCAGATGGAGCATCTGGTAATGAAGGAGGTATTGGAATTCTACGTTCTGATGATTTGACTTTGGTTATGAAATATGCCAAGCATGGTATGGGACATGGCCACTTTGATAGGTTGGGCTTTTTACTTTATGATGAGACGGGTGAAGTAATTCAGGACTATGGGTCTGCACGTTGGGTAAATATTGAACATAAAGATGGTGGTGGATACTTAAAAGAAAATCATAGCTGGGCTAAAGAAACTATAGCACACAACACCTTAGTGATAAATAAAGATTCTCATTTTAATGGCAATGTAAAGGAAGCAGATAAAACTTCGGGAACTCCATATTATTTTACAGTTGATAGTCAAGTTCAAATAGTAAGTGCACAAGAAATAAATGCATATAAAAATATAGAAATGCAGCGTACTATGGCTATGGTGGGTATTAAGGAGTTAGAAAAGCCTCTAGTAATAGATTTATTTTCAGTACAAGCTCCAGAAGGTTCAAGATATGATTTACCACTATACTATATCGGTGAATTTATGTCTTCAAACCAGAAGTTTAAAGCGAACAATAATCTTATTCCAATGGGAAAAGAGTCAGGATACCAGCATTTATGGGCAGAAGCTCAAGTAGATGTTAATGGAGGTATTTATAATATGACGTGGTTTAATAAGAAGAAATTTTATTCTGTTACTTCCACTATTGAATCAGGAGATACAATGATTTTGGCTAGGATTGGAGCCAACGATCCTAATTTTAATCTTCGAAGAGACCCTAGTGTTATTCATAGGAGAACTGCTGGCAATACACTTTTTGCTAATCTTTATGAAATACATGGGGGCTATGATTATTCTTCTGAGCGTCCATTGAATTTATTCTCATCAATTGCCAATTTGAAAGTGATCTACCAATCATCAGAGTTTGTTGTGATTCAATTTCAATTAAAGAGTGGAGAGGAATATCAGTTTTCCTTTTCATTGAAGGATAATAATGAGACAAATATGCATTCAGTTGAGTCGTCAACTGGAAAAGTAGAATGGCAGGGGACTTATGATTTTAAAACTATAAATAATTAA
- a CDS encoding RagB/SusD family nutrient uptake outer membrane protein codes for MNIYKFLLVLMLGLSSITACSDLEEEPIGLLAPESFFTSLDDVQAATNGAFGHMLHRNFMSRELSMAIMLRSDMVDFNPTGTQSERIQMNDLETLADNAMQERFWPQIYLIIGAANEAIAGAEYVDADQDSKNAIVAQAYFARAFAYFHLVRLYGDIPYLDEPVTDLEAAGSMSKSPVAKVYENIIEDLEFAKTYLPATQVARSIPAKSAASAYLALAYLTMGDYQNAYTEAKEIIDNAGTYNLALEPDFQDLYDASLIDNSLEPIFVLDFIGQSDGDQGRDYLGAFTGIRADEQYGTGGGWSVLVPTLEVFNNWDSRDYRKAVSFDTTAIFNGVVESYTNFAPYHSTGINRPHIAKYVRGTGSTNEGNGRLSNSNYLMMRYAEVLLIAAEAAVEIGNNESALTYVNMVRARARNAAGAGDTNYPPSSYPEDITGTVTVDEVLEERRLELAFEGKRWYDIVRRQLGDEVFSASGFEGEKVNWNSGTDYLLPLPADELSRNPNLLPQNPGY; via the coding sequence ATGAATATATATAAATTTTTGCTTGTGTTGATGTTAGGATTATCATCAATAACTGCATGTTCAGATTTAGAAGAAGAGCCGATAGGATTATTAGCCCCTGAAAGTTTTTTTACATCACTAGATGATGTGCAAGCAGCAACAAATGGTGCTTTTGGTCATATGCTTCATAGAAACTTTATGTCTAGAGAGTTATCGATGGCAATTATGTTACGTAGTGACATGGTAGATTTTAATCCAACAGGTACACAATCAGAAAGAATTCAGATGAATGACTTAGAAACACTTGCTGATAATGCCATGCAAGAAAGATTTTGGCCTCAAATATATCTAATCATTGGTGCTGCTAATGAAGCAATTGCAGGCGCTGAATATGTTGATGCAGACCAGGATTCCAAAAACGCAATAGTAGCGCAAGCTTATTTTGCTAGAGCATTTGCCTATTTCCATCTTGTAAGATTATATGGAGATATTCCTTATCTAGATGAGCCAGTAACAGATTTAGAAGCTGCGGGTAGTATGAGTAAATCACCAGTAGCAAAAGTATATGAGAATATCATTGAAGATTTAGAGTTTGCAAAAACATATTTGCCAGCTACTCAAGTAGCTAGGTCTATACCAGCAAAGTCAGCAGCAAGTGCTTATTTAGCTTTAGCATATTTAACGATGGGTGATTACCAGAATGCTTATACTGAAGCTAAAGAGATTATTGATAATGCTGGGACTTATAATTTAGCTTTAGAGCCAGACTTTCAAGACTTATATGATGCTTCACTTATAGATAATTCTTTAGAGCCAATATTTGTGTTAGACTTTATTGGACAATCTGACGGAGATCAGGGGAGAGATTATTTAGGAGCATTTACAGGAATTAGAGCTGATGAGCAATATGGTACAGGAGGAGGGTGGTCTGTCTTAGTTCCTACACTTGAAGTATTTAATAATTGGGATAGTAGAGATTATAGAAAGGCAGTTAGTTTTGATACAACAGCTATTTTCAATGGAGTAGTAGAGTCTTATACAAACTTTGCACCCTACCACAGTACTGGAATAAATCGTCCTCACATTGCTAAATATGTACGTGGAACAGGATCTACCAATGAAGGAAATGGTAGGCTATCGAATAGTAATTATTTAATGATGCGCTACGCAGAAGTATTGCTAATTGCTGCTGAAGCAGCAGTAGAAATAGGAAATAATGAATCTGCTTTAACTTATGTAAATATGGTAAGAGCTCGAGCTAGAAATGCTGCAGGAGCAGGTGATACTAATTATCCTCCAAGTAGCTATCCTGAAGATATTACGGGAACAGTTACTGTGGATGAGGTTTTAGAAGAGCGTAGACTTGAGTTGGCATTCGAAGGCAAAAGATGGTATGATATAGTTAGAAGACAACTAGGAGATGAAGTGTTTAGTGCATCTGGCTTTGAAGGAGAAAAAGTCAATTGGAATTCAGGAACAGATTATTTATTGCCATTACCAGCGGATGAATTATCTAGGAACCCAAACTTATTACCTCAAAATCCTGGATATTAA